The genomic interval CTCGCGCGGTTCGTCGCCGAGAACCGCATCGGCAAGAAGCAGGAACTGATCCTTTCGCGAAAGCAATATCTGGCGCTGAATTCGGATCGAGCGATTCAGCTTGATCTCCAATTCGAGGTAATCGCAATCCGCATCGCTGACCCAGCAAACTTCCGACCAGGTGTCTTTCGGGCCGGCCAAAGCGCCGTCGGCCCGGACCTCGAATTCCCACACACCGCTTAGGAGCAGTTCGCGATCCGATTGCAATTCAATCCGCACATCGCATCCGGGATAGGCCACCGTCAGCCGGGCGGAGCGCAACGACCAATCGGCTTGCATCACGGCAAGTTCGGCCCATTCCGAAAAAACCGCCGCGTCTGGCAAGTGCTTCGGAGGCCGCTTGCTGTTTCGGCCCCGTGCCTTTTTCCCTCCACGCCCGGCGGCGATCGTCGCCATCGACCGGCGGTCGTGCTTATCGCCATCGACGATCAGCCCGGCGGCAATCTCGCTCAGCCACGCGACGCTTGCCCCCCACACCGGCTGAAGGTCGCCATCGCTCAGATTCGATAGCACCGGCGTTCCATCGTTGCGTGTCAGACGCAGCGCTTCTCGAACCGCTTGGAAAAACTCTTGTTCGGCATCATCGTCCCAGCAAGCACCGAGTGTGGAATCGCTTTCCCGGCATTCGTCGGGCACTGACTTCGCCGATGCCGATCGCACCGCGGCGGCCAGGATCCGGCAGCGCGTCCAGCAAGCCACCAGACGATGGAAGATCGACAAATGCCGGCCGTGCGGCAGGCCCGCGCCATCGAGCAAATCGGCGATGCCCTTGGATAGCGTTTTCGCCGCGGCAGAAGCAAGTTGCCGGCAAGGCACGGTCTCGGAAAACAGCGCGGCCAGCGTCCAGGGCAATTCGCCGCATGCGAGCTGGTTGGCGAGCGGATCGGCGGACACGCTATTTTCCAACGTCATGGAACCGATCTGCGCCAAATGGTGCAGCCGTTCGATCAATTGCCACCACATCTCGCCGCTGCACACCCGCCCAAGCGCCGCCAGCGCTCGTGCCCAAGCGACCGCCTCCAAAGCTGCGTCGACACTCGGCGCCCAGCGTTGCAAGTCGGCTGTTTCGGTCAGCCACTCTTCGACGTGAACGGGCGCCAGGGTGGCCAATTCGCGCGCCCGGCGCGGTCGAGCGTCCGAAAGCCTGGACAACCAATCCAGCCTGTGGTTGTCGCCGCTGAGGCGAACGGCGCCCCAGGCGAGCGCCCCGCCGGCTTTCTTTCGGCCGCCGGCCAGCTTCTCCGTCAATTCCGCGGCCAGTGCCGTTCCCGAGCGGCCGAGCAGATGCCGCCGCCAGCGTTTCCAGCCGCCGGCCGAATCGCCCGCGACGTAATGCCGCCGCACGCCACTCGGGGCGGAAGCATGCCAAAAATTATCACCCGCGGCCGGCCAAGCGGCCTCGGCGGTTGCCTCGGTCGAGATGGCTAGCGAATCGGCTGCGGAGTAGGATTGTTCTGCTGCCATGAGAGTGGTCCGCCCCGCGAGTGATTGAAGACAAGTGTTATGAAGACAAGTGCTATTTCAACGGCAAGGAAACGGGTATCTTAACAATCAGCGAGCCGAAGTGTGAGCGGCCGGGGCAACATAATCTGCAAATTCTCCATCCCCGAGGATATTCCGATGAGGAACCGTATTCGATTGGCATTGGCTCTTTTGACGGCGTGCCTCTTGGCCACCGCAACGAGTCTCAGTTGGGCCTATCCGCCCGCCCCCGCCCCTGTCCCGGCACCCGACGCCAAAGGCGACGCGAGCGGCGACACCAAGAGCGATCCAAACATCGTCTATCTTTCACCCGACCACGATCTGTGGATCGACAAGAAGCAGCACGAAGTGGTGATGAAGGGCAAGATCGCGGTGCGCGAAGGGAACCTGGAAATGTTTGCTTGCCCGGAAGGCACCAAAGAACATGAATCGATCGTGGCCGTGGCCACCAAGGCCCGCCCGGTTCACGCGGCCCTGTTGGCCCTCGGAGCGAAGGTCGGCCATCCTTCGCATTACGACAGCAAAACGCAAAAATTTACCCCGGCGTCGGGAAGCGAAATCGAGGTGTTCGTCCGCTGGACCGACGACAAAGGCAAACACGAAGCCCGTGGCCAGGATTGGGTGCGCAATATCAAGACCCAAAAACCGCTTGAGTATCCGTGGGTGTTCGGCGGAAGCATTTTAGAAGTGGAAGACAACGGCGAGAAATACTATCAGGCCGACTACGGCGATTTCATCTGCGTGTCGAACTTTCCCACCGCGATGATGGACTTGCCGATCGACAGCCCGAAAGCGTGGGCCGACCATCTGTTCGAACCATTCACCGATCGGATTCCGCCCCGCGGCACCGCCGTCGAATTGGTGCTGAAGCCGAAACTCGACAAACCGAAAACGAATCCCGGCGAAACGCCGAAATGACGTAGGTCGGGCCTTCAGCCCCACACCGCACCGTCGGACGCGAATTGCCGTTCAATTTCGGTAAGCGATCGATGGGCGCCATGCCCGCGGCTTTGCGTGGGCATGTTCCCCGAACGAGGAAAAAACGGGAGCAGAGCGGATGACCGACGTGCAAGAACCTCATCCGGCGGCAACGTCCGTGCAACTGCCGCTCGCGCTAACGGCATTGGCCGGGTTGTATATTTTAGTTGGCATCGGCGCGGTTCTCGGCGTTGCCAGATCGCTGGCCCATCGAGAAATCAATCTCGATTTCAGCGTGCTGTGCATCTTCATGGGCTGGGGACTGCTTCGCCTTAAAGATGCTTGGCGGGTATGGAGCCTATTCTGCGTTTGGCTCGGCGCGATCGCGCTGGTGCCGGTTTGCGCGCTGCTTTATTTCGCGCATGCCCCTCTGGCCGCTTCGGCATTCGGGCATGGATGGACCGACGTTTCGAGAATCTGGGTTCTTGCGCTTGGCGGCCTCGCGCTTGCCTTCTCGGTGTGGGAATACAAGGTGCTGACGCGGCGCGACGTTCGGCAACTATTCTCGCAGCGGCTGCTGGAGGAAATTCGCGGCGCACGGAATAAGTTGGTGCCGAATTGGTTCCTGGCTTTGATCTGCGTGTTGGCAGTCGCGCAGTATTACGTCGCCGTGAAGACAAGCCGCTTCAACAATCCAGCTCAATCCGATAATGCGTGGCACAGCGTCGGGCTCGACCTGTCGCGATTTTGCTCTATCGACGACGACTGCCATAACAAGGCGATCATCGACGACACGACCAACTCGATCAGCATCGCGGCGGACATGGTGAAATCATGTTGGTATCACCACGAAACGGATTCGGAAGGCAGAGCCGCGTGGATCAATGACGACGGACCCGACCGCCTCGTGTTTCCGATGATCGAGAACACGCTGTCGGTCCAGTTTCCCGATGGAACCAAAATGGAACTTCCGCTTCCCGCCAACGCCGCAAAGCAATTCGTCGACGGCTACCACCCCGGGCAAGCGGGGCACCAACCTAGCCTGCTCCGGCGCGCGCTCGGATTCGCCAAGCCATCGCCGGCGAAGTCGCAATTTGCGGCATATCTGGTCGCCTATCGCGAGCCGGAGGAGCCGATGTTGCTCGCCGGTGTTGATGATCCCGACTTGATGCAATTCATCAAGATCACGCCGAACCAATCCCGGGCGAAGCAAATCGCCGTCGACAAGAGCCACGCGCTCGAGGTCGTCACCGATGCCAAAGCCCAATGGCCGAGCGTTACCATCGCGCCGAAAGACGGCAAATGGGATCTGAGCGGTTTCGACGCGGCAACGGTCGATCTTCAGAATCCCGAAGATACGGCAGTTCGCGTGTTGATGAACGTCAACGGCCCCGGCGCCGATGGCGTTCATCATTGCAGCACCGATGCGACCAGCGTCCCCGCGCACGGCAAAGCGACGCTCACGGTGGTGTTCGGCCGATGGTATGGCAATCCAAGCGACGTCGATTTAAAGAAGATCGCCTCCGTCTCGGTCGGCTTGGATCGGCCCGGTGGGTCGCGGCGATTTTTGATAACGCAGATCAAGGCGGTCGCGGCGGACCGCCATCAAGTCGAGGCGGCGATGGCCGATCCGTTTTTCAAAGAACTGAAGCCGGCATTTGGCCGCGGCATCAATTTGGGCAATGCGCTCGAAGCGCCGAAGGAAGGCGAATGGGGCGTTACGCTCAAGGAAAGCTATTTCGAGCAAATCGCGAAGGCGGGATTCGATTCCGTGCGAATTCCGATCAGTTGGTCGCCGCATGCCGCCAAATCGGCGCCGTATGCAATCGATCCGAAATTCTTCGACCGCGTCGATTGGGCGATCCGGCAAGCGCTCCAGCAGAAGCTAATTCCGATCGTCGATATGCACCACTACGGCGAGCTGATGGATGCGCCGCAGAAAAACCGCGAGCGGTTTCTGGCCCTGTGGGAACAAGTGGCGAGTCATTACAAAGACTTGCCCGCCCAGGTGCCGTTCGAATTATTGAACGAGCCGCATGGAAAGCTGACGGCCGACCTGTGGAATTCAATGCTGGCCGACGGAATCCGCGTGATTCGCCGCACGAATCCGACGCGGCAGATCATCGTCGGCCCGGTGGGTTGGAA from Pirellulales bacterium carries:
- a CDS encoding YdjY domain-containing protein; the encoded protein is MRNRIRLALALLTACLLATATSLSWAYPPAPAPVPAPDAKGDASGDTKSDPNIVYLSPDHDLWIDKKQHEVVMKGKIAVREGNLEMFACPEGTKEHESIVAVATKARPVHAALLALGAKVGHPSHYDSKTQKFTPASGSEIEVFVRWTDDKGKHEARGQDWVRNIKTQKPLEYPWVFGGSILEVEDNGEKYYQADYGDFICVSNFPTAMMDLPIDSPKAWADHLFEPFTDRIPPRGTAVELVLKPKLDKPKTNPGETPK
- a CDS encoding glycoside hydrolase family 5 protein, with the protein product MTDVQEPHPAATSVQLPLALTALAGLYILVGIGAVLGVARSLAHREINLDFSVLCIFMGWGLLRLKDAWRVWSLFCVWLGAIALVPVCALLYFAHAPLAASAFGHGWTDVSRIWVLALGGLALAFSVWEYKVLTRRDVRQLFSQRLLEEIRGARNKLVPNWFLALICVLAVAQYYVAVKTSRFNNPAQSDNAWHSVGLDLSRFCSIDDDCHNKAIIDDTTNSISIAADMVKSCWYHHETDSEGRAAWINDDGPDRLVFPMIENTLSVQFPDGTKMELPLPANAAKQFVDGYHPGQAGHQPSLLRRALGFAKPSPAKSQFAAYLVAYREPEEPMLLAGVDDPDLMQFIKITPNQSRAKQIAVDKSHALEVVTDAKAQWPSVTIAPKDGKWDLSGFDAATVDLQNPEDTAVRVLMNVNGPGADGVHHCSTDATSVPAHGKATLTVVFGRWYGNPSDVDLKKIASVSVGLDRPGGSRRFLITQIKAVAADRHQVEAAMADPFFKELKPAFGRGINLGNALEAPKEGEWGVTLKESYFEQIAKAGFDSVRIPISWSPHAAKSAPYAIDPKFFDRVDWAIRQALQQKLIPIVDMHHYGELMDAPQKNRERFLALWEQVASHYKDLPAQVPFELLNEPHGKLTADLWNSMLADGIRVIRRTNPTRQIIVGPVGWNAIGELNGLVLPKDDRHLVVTVHYYSPFHFTHQGAEFAGPEAQKWLGTKWTAAKAEKQAVSSDLDTAISWAVKNRRPIYLGEFGAYHKADAESRARWIRFVADEAAKRKMGIGYWEFCSGFGIFNPATDRWDEPLEAALLGK